CGACCCTTAGTAGCCTTGAGATAAAAAGGTCCctgttttggcttttgaatccCGTACTTGGATAAATTTCCATACTTCAATTTGCCTAATCCTACGACAACCTTGTCGACTATTGTAACTGGgaggagttttaacaaaaccaTTCCAAAGAACACAATTTCCTTGCTGAGAACATGTACCTGCGATGTTTACAAAAGTTTAAATATTAATGTACTTAAAATAAGATGATCGATACAAATTTGAGTGCACATTCAAGGATCTTAAAAAACAAGGAACAACTTTAGTTGTCCTTGTTTGGGAGAAAAAGGCAGGCAGAAGTTTTACCGGGCTACGGACAACAATGGAAGTATTAGCTCCTGAATTCGACAAATCATAAGCAATTTCCATGCCTGAATTACCAGAACCAACGACCAAAACATTTTTCCCACCATATTTCTTGCCGTTTTCGTACTTGCTTGAATGAATGGCCTGCCCATTGAACCCATCCAAGCCACGCACTTGAGGAATATAACCTACGCTATTTTCACCACTTGCCACCACAAGAAACTTCCCAAGATACATTTCTTGTGCACCCGAAAGCGTGTTCTCGACCTTGACATACCATTTCTCTAAATCCACATCGTAGACAGCAGACTTCACGCTTCGGTTGCACTTAGGGTTTATGTTGAAATGGGATACATAAGTATCCAAGTATTGAACAAACAAATTCTTGGGGACGTATGTAGGTGTATCCGAAGGGAAAGGCATATAGGGAAGTTCGCAAAATTGCTTTGCTAAGTGTAGCTTCAAACGATCATATGACTTTTTCTTCCAAAGAGAAGCATAGCAATCTTCTCTTTCGAGTACCGCATTTGTAATGTTAAGATGATTAAGACATGCTGAGGTTGCTAAGCCAGCCGGACCAGCACCGACGATGACCACCTGCACTTCCTCCATTTCTATGTTGAATTTTGGTTAGGTGGCTTTGTCAAGTGACTGAAagattcttgtttttgtttttcggaATGATTCTGTGTACAACATATTACACGCTCAGGAATTTAAACCCAATAGTACAACGCAAAGCCAACTTAGAATAACTAATTACAGGCAGGACTAATTAACGGTTGTTACTCATCTCTAACAAATTTGTTGTATCAATTGCAGCAGCGTATGAATAATTCCTGTCGTGTTTGGAGCACTTTGATGTGGAACCAAGCGAACATCTCCTGTCAAACAGTTTCGCTTTGCAAATGCAGCCCAGCCAGCAGATATGTAGTTGAAACGAGTTACGCCAAACAACATCCAATTCACATGCCAGGTTTCACATTCGCCTATATATTATAGGAcaactaatttaacaaaaatagtaAAGAAAGGAGACAAATGTAGTAAAACCAGTAAAGTTTCATGATATTTCCTTAGCTAGAATTTTTGTCTGACAGAATTAAACTTATGCACCAGATTCCTTGTGTGGGACATCGATTCTTTAACGTACATTGACATTGTTGAAAATGTATGTAATATTTCGATACGTTGTGTAGGCAATAATTGATAATTTTATGCCTGATATATTACCATGACatattgatgagtagattttatattatatattttatcctattcttagtatattttggtaaatattttgaaagaattttgatgctttgaattgtattttcaatatagaacTTTCAACTTCCTCtagagcaaaacaggaccaaatggacgaattttggagtaaagAGGACGTtcatgagtcacttagcttgatcgtatcaaaatttgagatttttccatcaagcggttattttctggcgataaaataaaggagcgacgcgcggtgctggaaaatgacgtttctgggcttaaattgcgtttttggagacCTCGGATggtttcgtggccttctggagatgtgttcgGAACGTCCTAATCTTTAAAACAAGCTATCTTGGGCCGGATTTGGAGGAGATTTGaggctaaaacgtggctggacaagtacttggcagattcacctagtttaattagggttttattttctaagatattttattatttttcttagtttcctaaTTGGAATTAGAGACCtatgttttagggtttgtggatggcttagcaaatatattgctttgccATTCTTTGTTTTGGGctacgctttcttttatgcaactttggagacagagagaattggtaaggttcttggagattttctactttaaggtgttttcaatcattttcttaataatattttctatgattttaattatgaatatgcgtaactaatttcttttgctagggcgaagccttgagccttagcatgaatatgtgatttttatttaattgcttatgattgattgcatgcatactttgaattgttaatcaccgggataaaaacatctaattgtcttaatgtctgatcaccattaggatcttttaaaaagtaatttgatgcaatttttggtcggaaggttccttgaaattgacgctggcttcttgtgattaataattgtaatttcacttaggatgaacatcacgtcttaagggttgcaaggtttttcaaagggttttcataaagcataatgagtctttcatgttcagatttgatccgaacgtctgggcatgttgcatgttagatatatgttctatgttggaggttccaagtagaatatgaattaggaaaatctaaccttcaaagtggcatgtgtagatcataagtaattggtaaaagttcataggattgctaggtgatggtggaaccttaatgctttcttaatttgatttctccaaaactatttcctttcctttcatctttaatattgcagattagtttatttttattaattaaattcgttttttaatttaagtaggttataaaatcaatcatctcaacttctactttacaataattaattgatatttggtttgtttcgaattatttaataatctatgtggagaatgaccttacgagatccgtttatactacaacaaccttgtcattcttgcaagtattataggaGTTTTTAGCCCATTTACATGtgtagtaaaatccctatcaagaaaatggcgccgttgccggggattatttaaaataattcgtTCTAATCAGATTTTCAGTTAGTTATTGTTGTTtataccaaataaaaaaaatttaaattaatttttcgtttttattttatttttatagatcACAGCAGCGCAGTGCAAATTACAATCTGTGCATGGTCAACACCCGTTCAAACGTTAAGTAGAAGACGCAGGGAACAAAATTTGCAGTGGGTTCCTTCATTGTAGGAAACTTTTCTACAATCTTTATTTTCTGGGGACCTGCACAGCAAATAAAAAATGGCGTTTGTTATTCCAGAGGCTGGTCAGCCCCCAGGTGATTCACTAACAGCTCACAACATTAATATACCAAGTTGCATTACTTATCCAGCAGTGGAGGAAGGGTCTACATTCGAAATAAAACAACACATGTTGAATATTCTCCCTACATTTCATGGGTTCTCAATTGACGATCCTAACATGCGTATTGCAGAATTTGTAATGGGTTGTAAGAATATTTTGGTGAGAGGATTTTCAGCGGAATCTATTAAGCTCCGTTTATTTCCATACACTCTGAAAGATCAAGCAAGGAGATGGCTCCTTACACGTCCATAGTACTTGGGCCCAACTCagtgaaaaaaatttaaacaagtattatccagcttcaaagacttttgacatgagaactcagattttatcttttgcccaaaaaccaaatgaagagtTTCATGAGGCATGGGAACGGTTCAAGGAGTTGATTAGAAAATGTCCACATTATGGTATTAACAGTACTGAtcaaatgcatatatttttcagAGGGTTAAATATGACAACAAAAACTCTTGTCAACACGTCATGCAGAAGTTCATACAAGGATAAAACAGCACAAGAGGCTTATTTATTATTTGGAAAAATGGCAACAAATACACAACAATGGGCAATTGAGCAGCCCCAATCTAGATCTGTTTTTGAGATGTCTAATGGTTCTCCATATATGTTggcacaaattgaaaaaaaggagaaaaagctTGAAAGATTTAatgcaaaatttgacatgttattaCAAAGAATTCCGGGTTCACAGGTTGCTGTACAACAGCCCTTACTAACTGCCTGCAGCATTTGCAGCATGACAACCCATGATTTTTTGAGTTGTCCACGTAAAGATGCTTATCCAAAGTTTACAGTGGAGCAAGTTAATTCATTTAATAATTTTCAGCATTCCCGAAATGACCCATATTCAAAATTTTACAATCCGAGTTGGAGATATCATCCTAATTTAAAGTGGAATAGAGATCAGCTTGCAAGGCCACAATTTCAACAACAATTACAGTAACCTACTACACCTAAGGTGGCGTGGGAAattgcaattgaaaaattagCAACAACTACAAATGCAAGATTTGAACAGACTAATCAAGAAATCCAAAATATGCATGCACCAATGAAAAATATGGAacaacaaattgggcagatggcATTGCAGGTTTTAGAAAGAGCATCGGGTACGTTTCCTAGTCAAACAGTACCTAATCCAAGAGGACGAGAAGAATGCAACGCTATACGGACTTTACGATCTGGCAAAAGTTACGACAACAAACATGAAAATTATGCTGGAAATTCGCGGGCAGCAGAATTGCCCAAATCTAAATCTGATACTTTTGTAGATTCTGCAATTTCTACAGATTCTGGGCAGCCCCAAGACAGATCCCAAAATACCACAAAAATTGCAAAACGCGTTTATGTGCCTCCAATGCCTTATCCCGAAAGGTTGAAGCCTAAAGCTAAAAATCAACAGTTAATAGATTTTATGAAGATTTTGTCTAAAGTTCAAATTAATCTTCCATTAATTGATGCAATCAAGAACATTTCAtcttatgccaagtttttgaggacgtttgtacaaagaaaaataAGCTTGTGGATTCTAAAAAAGTGATTCTAACAGAACAATGCAGTGCGGTCTTATTACATAAATTGCCTCCAAAGAAAAAAGATCCATGGAGTTTTACTATCTCTTGCACCATTGGAAATTGTGAATTTAGTagtgctttaattgatttaggtgctagtGTAAACTTAATGCCTTATTCTGTTTTTAAACGTTTAGGTGAAGGAGAGCTGAAACCAACCTCcaacattattcaattggcTGACCGATCAATTACTTATCCTAGAAGgatcattgaagatgttattgtgaaggttgacaaattatatttacCAGCTGATTTTATGATGTTGGACATGGATGAGGATTTGACAACACCCATCATTTTGGGCCGCCCATTCCTAGCAACAACCCGGACTCTTATTGATGTTGAAGCCGGAACACTAACATTTCGGGTCAAAGATCAAACAGTTGTTTTTAGGTTGTTTGAAGCAAGCAAACATTAGGGTGATAAGCTAGAATGCATTCGTGTGGATGCATTAGATGGTTTACCTAGTGCCAAGTTTATGACCAAATCATTAACTGACCATTTGTCCATAAAgcctcaaattttgattcatgaTTGCATAAGTCCTAAAATGCTACAACAAAGTGTGCAGCATAATGTCCAGCTgattaacattaaaaaaaaacatgacaATTTGTCAGGCAGcccaaattttaagaaaatacagCTTGGTAGAAAGGTGTGGTTGTTAAATTCCAGTTTCAAGTTAATTCCAGGGAGTCAAGAGTCTAGGTGGAAAGGACCTTATATGGTTAAACAGGTTTTTCAAAACAGTAATGTGGACATTGAACTAGAGGGCAGGGGTTGTGTGCTCAAGGTCAAGAAGTATCTACTAAAGTCATTCCAAAGGAAGTTTAGTGCACGCGAGTCACTGACTCTGAAGGAACTAGTGATCTGACCACCACGTTTCTGTGACATTTAGCTACATACTTAAAATAAAGCGCttgttgggaggcaacccaatttttctaaactctttccttattttatttttcatttgattttttttaattattagttaAAATTCTAGATGCATTTACATACctaagttttaattaaaaaaatatacagattataaaaaataaaataaaaattaacaaaaaaaaaaacgtgaaaaatccaaaaatattttgctTTCTTTATTTACGCAGTTGATTTTAGCTCCGTTTTTAATATTCGCATATATTGGTTAATTGCAGGTTGCACTCATGGAAACTAAGGGAAAATAGAGATAGATTATCCTCTATTGGAATCATGCATCCAGCAGCAAGTCTACATCCATATCAACCACATCTACATTATGCTGGAATTTCAAGCAATCATATAAGCTCATTCGAAGatgcaagtttgggggtggTTGTTGCACATCCAGTACCAAAGCAAAAATTTtgatgcattcaacaaaggaaatAAATGTCATTTATTTAGTTTGAAAGGATTAGTGTATACCTTCCATGTCGACAAATCAAGACCTTTGCGAGGTGTCATGCCTTCTATCAAGTGGATCTCTGGTTTGAGCATTCCTTCTTTCGAATCTGTCGTGGATTCGACTGTTCTGCACAAATACCACACTAGTATAACTACATGCAAATGTAATGACGTAACGTTCTCACGAATTGGGGTTCATCAACAACGGAGAATAAGATTTTACCTTTGCAAGACCCGGATCTGCAATGTAGTAATTGGTGCTCATTTTCCTTGCTGTTGTGAAGCTTCTCAATCCTGGACCAATGCAAACCAACTATATCCACAGCACACCAACATGCATCAGTCACAAAATAATGGTGCTCAACCAATTACTAAGaacacaaaataaacaaggGCTGGATGATAGAGGTTGTACTTGTAGATAGATGATTTTTTTGGACGATCGATCTTGGATTTACCCATTTTTGGTACTAGTGTAACCATTTTCGTTGTGCACCCGAACATCCTTGCAAAGGAATCAGAACAGCATGCGttagtgtttttcttttctgtctAAAATCATTAGCTGGACATATGAATTGAGCAGAACAGTGTGGAGCTTCAATGTACCATCATTTCAATGGCAAGATTTGATTGTTTTGGATTTTCGCCAGGAAGAGTGTATGTGGTTGAGCGGCTAAGGGTGAAGAGGGGtgaggaaatgagagaaaaatgggaaagaAGGAGAGCTAATTTTCATTTTAAAGAGATATGGGGTCTGAGAGCAAAAGAGAGAGTGGGCTGAGGAAAATGAGAGACTTATTTCTGATATGGATGTGCGTTTGGGTTTTTAGTGAGAGGGTTGGagtttcttgaaaaaaaaacaattagaaGGGAAATAAATGGGTGCATCTGAGCCTTTCTTTTAGAATCCTATGGCATTCATCATATAGATGAGTGCCCTATGGCCTGTCATGTCTGTTTCGATAGGGACATTTTTGACAATGGGAAACAGAGAGCCGTTTAGGGCTCTGGGCTCAAGGGAATGAAAATAAGGCAGCAGCTTCTAGGGTTTTTTTTCTTGCAATGACAAATGAAGACTGCTGAACCAGTTTCTATAGTAGTTGTTGCTCACGTTTGACACAAGTGTGGACTTGTTCGTGTTGGTCTGTGCGTCTTCACAAAAAGCCCCAGGTCCTAATTTTGAATCCAGGTGAtgcttttccttcttttctgtTTGTTCtatcatttgtttattttaatttctttgtttcttttctatttcactttttcttttagtttactTAGTCTAGacttttgttttatcttttcccgttttgctttttgttttttttagtttctatttattttccacaccttgaggacatagtgtgaaataagtttggggtgggaaagtaaaattttaggattttaatttttgagtcgttaaaaaaaatttcattctttttaagttaatatccatggattattttaaacgttagaacaaatggacatggtgaagATTAATCCCACAGTAcagtcttttctatttatcgttgcttagacactaattcatgaattatactttgaactttgcacttcacaccaacatggtttatggggagtgagattgaaacacttacttttagtctaagtttcatttttaatttttgttctaaATAAAGTAAAGTTAGTATATgttataaagtaataattgtctcaccCGAGACTTTGCCTAGTAACCGGGCCAGGCCTACCTAATTAGCagtgattctcgcgtcaaacggtagagttttggcatgggacagggtggttagttggtttcgtagccttttcagcccgggttaataagtccttaggggtgttctacacctagtgccctaaagccctagtggttttggagtcattgacctaaacctcgttacatgggttggatcgaaagcttaagtgaaccgatattgcacgaccactactgttactgaaaaaaaaatgttatatatgagaaaaaaaattgaaaaagaaaaagaaagatagtTATATTTAAAGTTAGTATGTGTGAAATAAAGAAGGACGAGGGGTAAGGGTTTTAGTCGAATCTCCttaactatgttggttcactttacatcAAAGGAAGTTTGTggattcttttctaattgattctaaatggcttagactctaTGGTGGAattggttggaacttttgaaaagatgtaCTAATTTTTAACGTgttctatggattgcaactttgaaggtgaaaATTTTTGTCAGTTAGTTTTAGTTAAGTCtttagtttgttagtttttatttttgttttctagttttattttgcttgaggacaagcaaaaagttaagtttgggggtattttaatgagtagattttatattatatattttaccctattcttagtatattttggtaaatattttggaagaattttgatgctttgaattgtattttcaatatagaacTTTCAATTTCCTCTGGAGTTAAACATGACCAAATTGACGAATTTTGtagtaattctagttggaggatgttcgtgagtcacttagcttgatcatatcaaattttggaaattttccacaaagcggttattttctggtgaTAAAATAAACGAGCGACGCacggtgctggaaaatgacgtttctgggcttaaattgcatTTTTGGAGCCGAAGGTGACCTCGGATGgcttcgtggccttctggagatgtgttcagAACGTCCTAATCTTTAAAACAAGCTATCTTGGGCCGGATTTGGAGGATATCTGAGGATAAAACGTAGCTGGACAAGTACTTGGCAGATTCCcctagtttaattagggttttattttctaagatattttattatttttcttagtttcctaaTTGGAATAAGAGACCtatgttttagggtttgtggatggcttagcaaatatatttcTTTGCCGTTCTTTGTTTTGGctacgctttcttttatgcaactttggagacaTAGAGAATTGgtagggttcttggagattttctactttaaggtgttttcaatctttttcttaataatattttctatgattttaattataaatatgcgtaattaatttcttttgctagggtgaagccttgagccttagcatgaatatgtgatttttatttaattgcttatgattgattgcatgcatactttgaattgttaatccccgggataaa
Above is a window of Malus sylvestris chromosome 15, drMalSylv7.2, whole genome shotgun sequence DNA encoding:
- the LOC126602832 gene encoding probable indole-3-pyruvate monooxygenase YUCCA11; this encodes MEEVQVVIVGAGPAGLATSACLNHLNITNAVLEREDCYASLWKKKSYDRLKLHLAKQFCELPYMPFPSDTPTYVPKNLFVQYLDTYVSHFNINPKCNRSVKSAVYDVDLEKWYVKVENTLSGAQEMYLGKFLVVASGENSVGYIPQVRGLDGFNGQAIHSSKYENGKKYGGKNVLVVGSGNSGMEIAYDLSNSGANTSIVVRSPVHVLSKEIVFFGMVLLKLLPVTIVDKVVVGLGKLKYGNLSKYGIQKPKQGPFYLKATKGRSPTIDVGCIKKIKTREITVLPSITSIEGNLIRFENGIYNWYDAIIFATGYKSSVLNWLKDDNCYFNDNGMPRKRFPDHWKSENGLYSAGFSSRGLLGIAHDAHCIANDISSSLNLHYKKME
- the LOC126602833 gene encoding uncharacterized protein LOC126602833 — translated: MATNTQQWAIEQPQSRSVFEMSNGSPYMLAQIEKKEKKLERFNAKFDMLLQRIPGSQVAVQQPLLTACSICSMTTHDFLSCPRKDAYPKFTVEQTNQEIQNMHAPMKNMEQQIGQMALQVLERASGEGELKPTSNIIQLADRSITYPRRIIEDVIVKVDKLYLPADFMMLDMDEDLTTPIILGRPFLATTRTLIDVEAGTLTFRVFQNSNVDIELEGRGCVLKVKKYLLKSFQRKFSARESLTLKELVI